A single genomic interval of Candidatus Jordarchaeales archaeon harbors:
- the metG gene encoding methionine--tRNA ligase: MLVTAALPYANSDLHLGHAFSTYIPADIFTRFCRIKGLDVVFVCGSDEHGTPISVAAREAGHTPLEHVEYYRKRQIEDLEKLGISFDNYHRTHSEENRKLTEEFLLKLRKNGYIYKKEVRLFYCETDKMYLPDRMIKGKCPYCGAEDQYGDACELCGRTIEPGMMLEPRCVVCGSPPSIRTEEHFIFKLSAFSQRLLEWMESKSSDELSREVVNYVVQWIKSGLQDWDITREDYWGFKLPYEDAKDNQYVYVWFDAPIGYIASTVNWSKKTGRDWKDYWMGDCLITHFIGKDIIYHHLLFWPAMLMGVGGYTLPGKYVINGYLTLEGRKMSKSRKWFVPLKRVLDKFPADYIRFYLASKVANNISDNDFSWAEFMNKVNGDLVDNIGNFTHRVLSFISRWFEKRVPEPGETDEQDEDFTSTFMQMVEEVEREYEKCDFSKVIRRIVETFKKANSYFTAKAPWDAMKKGEEKNAATTLYICVNFLYSAATCLYPVIPTSMEQLFEMLNTKLQNWESAKRFNIKPGHLIKQPKPLFRKITEEEIQAELKALEEGRIA; this comes from the coding sequence GTGCTGGTTACAGCAGCGCTACCATATGCTAATTCCGACCTTCACCTCGGCCACGCCTTTAGCACTTACATACCGGCAGACATTTTCACCCGCTTTTGTAGGATCAAGGGATTAGATGTAGTCTTTGTTTGCGGAAGCGATGAGCACGGAACCCCCATATCGGTTGCAGCTAGAGAGGCAGGTCACACACCTCTAGAACACGTCGAATACTACAGAAAACGCCAAATAGAGGATTTGGAGAAACTTGGCATAAGCTTTGATAACTATCACAGAACTCACAGTGAGGAAAACAGGAAGCTAACAGAAGAATTCCTGCTAAAATTGAGAAAAAACGGGTACATCTACAAGAAAGAAGTTAGACTTTTCTACTGTGAGACAGACAAAATGTACCTACCCGACCGTATGATCAAAGGCAAGTGCCCGTACTGTGGAGCAGAAGACCAGTACGGCGACGCTTGTGAATTGTGCGGAAGAACGATAGAACCCGGCATGATGCTTGAACCGCGTTGTGTTGTGTGCGGTTCTCCTCCGTCTATCAGGACTGAAGAACACTTCATATTCAAGCTGAGTGCCTTTTCACAAAGGTTGCTCGAATGGATGGAATCTAAAAGCAGCGATGAACTCTCCAGGGAAGTTGTTAATTATGTTGTCCAATGGATCAAGTCTGGATTACAAGATTGGGATATAACGAGAGAGGACTACTGGGGTTTCAAGTTACCTTATGAGGACGCCAAGGACAACCAATATGTGTACGTGTGGTTTGATGCCCCCATAGGTTACATCGCTTCGACGGTTAACTGGAGTAAAAAAACCGGGCGGGACTGGAAGGACTACTGGATGGGGGACTGTCTAATAACTCACTTCATAGGCAAAGACATAATATACCACCACCTCCTCTTCTGGCCTGCAATGCTAATGGGTGTTGGAGGTTATACCCTCCCAGGGAAGTATGTTATAAATGGCTATCTTACGCTCGAAGGACGGAAAATGAGTAAGAGCAGGAAGTGGTTCGTCCCCCTCAAACGCGTCCTCGATAAGTTCCCCGCGGATTACATCCGCTTCTATTTAGCCTCAAAAGTAGCCAACAACATTAGCGACAACGACTTCAGCTGGGCCGAGTTCATGAACAAAGTGAACGGAGATCTGGTGGACAACATAGGAAACTTCACCCACCGTGTCTTGTCATTCATTTCCAGATGGTTCGAAAAGAGGGTCCCAGAACCAGGCGAGACAGATGAACAAGACGAAGACTTCACCTCAACTTTCATGCAAATGGTCGAAGAAGTAGAAAGAGAGTATGAAAAGTGTGACTTCTCAAAAGTTATACGGCGCATAGTCGAGACGTTCAAAAAAGCAAACAGCTATTTTACAGCCAAAGCACCATGGGACGCCATGAAAAAAGGAGAAGAAAAAAATGCTGCAACCACGCTCTACATTTGCGTGAACTTCCTCTACTCGGCGGCAACCTGCCTTTACCCTGTAATCCCCACATCCATGGAGCAGCTTTTCGAGATGCTTAACACTAAGCTACAAAACTGGGAATCTGCGAAGAGATTCAACATAAAACCTGGACATTTGATCAAGCAGCCGAAACCATTATTCAGAAAGATCACAGAAGAAGAGATACAGGCCGAATTAAAAGCACTAGAAGAGGGAAGAATCGCGTAA
- a CDS encoding 7-cyano-7-deazaguanine synthase encodes MGVVLLSGGLDSTVTLWWAKEKERYSEIHTLTFLYGSREEKVVKKVCERLSSLSGAKKQVFLELPWLKEFSAKAGTALIEGGNLPPKLTIQMLDDKSAVRETSRSVWVPARNLCFIAIAAAYAETLGGEIEIITGFNKEEAETFPDNSLTFTERANALLETSTLKARVSLKTPIIHLNKKEICVLAKSLNVPVEYTNSCYNPIGITEDGKPIHCGVCESCTRRRRAFLEAIGSDPTIYAYNQTT; translated from the coding sequence ATCGGAGTAGTCCTTTTAAGTGGAGGGTTAGATTCGACGGTAACATTGTGGTGGGCTAAGGAAAAAGAAAGATATAGTGAGATACATACTTTAACGTTCCTTTACGGTTCCAGGGAAGAAAAAGTCGTGAAAAAGGTTTGTGAAAGGCTGTCTTCTCTTTCCGGGGCCAAGAAACAAGTCTTCCTAGAGTTACCTTGGCTCAAAGAGTTCTCCGCTAAAGCTGGAACAGCTTTGATAGAAGGAGGTAACCTGCCACCTAAATTAACTATTCAAATGCTTGATGATAAAAGTGCTGTGAGAGAGACGTCTAGGAGTGTTTGGGTTCCGGCGAGAAACCTTTGCTTTATAGCTATAGCTGCGGCGTATGCAGAGACGTTAGGTGGTGAGATCGAAATAATTACAGGCTTTAATAAAGAGGAGGCTGAAACATTCCCCGACAACTCTCTTACCTTCACTGAAAGAGCGAACGCGTTACTTGAAACGTCAACTCTCAAAGCTAGGGTCTCCTTAAAAACTCCTATTATACATCTCAACAAGAAGGAGATATGCGTGTTAGCAAAGTCGCTCAATGTCCCCGTTGAGTACACAAACTCCTGCTACAACCCAATCGGCATAACTGAGGACGGGAAACCCATTCATTGCGGCGTTTGTGAGAGCTGCACGAGGAGGAGACGTGCTTTCTTGGAAGCCATAGGTTCAGACCCTACTATTTACGCTTACAATCAAACGACTTAA
- a CDS encoding 4Fe-4S dicluster domain-containing protein, which produces MVKLTVKVSIEWFEDKCPEPQNCGKCLEVCPCTVFVRYATDREPNKEPTHYRIVPSFQRFCIACYKCVEACPRGAIRINVSET; this is translated from the coding sequence ATGGTGAAACTGACAGTGAAGGTTTCGATAGAATGGTTTGAAGACAAATGTCCCGAGCCACAAAACTGTGGAAAGTGTCTAGAAGTATGCCCTTGCACAGTTTTCGTCAGGTATGCGACAGATAGGGAACCTAACAAAGAACCAACACATTACAGGATTGTCCCATCATTTCAAAGATTTTGCATAGCATGTTACAAGTGTGTTGAGGCCTGCCCTAGAGGCGCCATAAGAATAAACGTTTCAGAGACCTAA
- the ahcY gene encoding adenosylhomocysteinase has product MTQVGKNYEIKDIGLASQGEKLIRWAEDHMPVLKMIRERFEKEKPLKNVVVGACLHVTKETAVLVRTLQAGGATVYLCASNPLSTQDPVAAALVKHGIGVYAWYGMDTEGYYRSIANVIKARPNVTLDDGADLVSTIAKLKHKEGGEEIKIVKKVLGEGGDWWSNVWGGAEETTTGVIRLRAMAEEGKLPYPILATNDTPTKWEFDNVWGTGQSTLDGIMRATSELIAGKVVVVAGYGHCGRGIALRAKGLGARRVIVTEINPHRALTAALEGIDVMPMYKAAEVGDIFITATGCKDVIRKEHIEKMKDGAILANAGHFDVEINLKDLESLAVSKEEIRPNVEEYRLKDGRRIYLLCKGRLVNLVAAEGHPSSVMDMSFSDQALAVEWIVKHRDELKKLGNVVLDIPKEIDMTVAELKCKAMGIELEQLTKEQMAYLRGWREGTA; this is encoded by the coding sequence ATGACTCAGGTTGGAAAAAATTACGAGATAAAAGACATAGGCCTCGCGTCGCAGGGAGAAAAACTCATTCGATGGGCAGAAGACCACATGCCAGTCTTAAAAATGATAAGGGAGCGTTTCGAGAAAGAAAAACCACTTAAAAACGTGGTAGTTGGTGCTTGTCTGCACGTAACGAAAGAAACTGCCGTTTTAGTTCGAACACTCCAAGCAGGAGGAGCAACCGTTTACCTTTGTGCTTCTAACCCGCTCTCAACACAAGACCCTGTAGCGGCTGCCCTAGTTAAGCATGGAATAGGTGTTTACGCCTGGTACGGCATGGACACTGAAGGTTACTATAGGTCTATAGCGAACGTTATAAAAGCCCGGCCAAACGTGACGCTGGACGACGGGGCTGACTTAGTTTCTACGATAGCCAAGCTAAAGCACAAGGAAGGCGGAGAAGAAATAAAAATAGTTAAGAAAGTGCTGGGAGAAGGAGGCGACTGGTGGAGTAACGTTTGGGGTGGCGCCGAGGAAACCACTACGGGAGTAATAAGGCTCCGCGCCATGGCTGAAGAGGGGAAATTGCCGTACCCCATACTTGCAACGAACGATACCCCTACCAAGTGGGAATTTGACAACGTGTGGGGGACTGGCCAGTCAACACTCGACGGAATAATGAGAGCGACTTCTGAACTAATAGCAGGAAAAGTGGTTGTGGTTGCCGGATACGGACATTGCGGCCGCGGGATCGCTTTGCGGGCTAAAGGTTTAGGCGCTAGGAGAGTTATAGTAACAGAGATAAACCCACATAGAGCGCTTACCGCTGCGCTTGAAGGTATAGACGTGATGCCGATGTACAAAGCCGCAGAAGTGGGGGACATATTCATAACGGCTACTGGCTGCAAAGACGTTATAAGAAAGGAGCACATCGAAAAAATGAAGGATGGCGCCATACTTGCTAATGCAGGGCACTTTGACGTCGAAATAAACTTAAAGGACCTAGAAAGTCTGGCTGTAAGCAAGGAAGAAATAAGGCCTAATGTTGAAGAGTATCGGCTAAAAGATGGAAGGAGAATATACTTGCTCTGTAAAGGTCGTCTAGTAAACCTTGTCGCTGCTGAAGGACACCCCAGCTCTGTTATGGACATGTCGTTTAGCGACCAAGCTTTAGCTGTTGAATGGATTGTTAAACACAGAGACGAGCTTAAGAAGTTAGGAAACGTGGTTCTCGACATACCAAAGGAAATAGACATGACCGTGGCGGAATTGAAGTGCAAGGCCATGGGAATAGAGTTAGAACAACTCACGAAGGAACAAATGGCATACCTCAGAGGGTGGAGAGAAGGAACGGCATAA
- a CDS encoding SDR family NAD(P)-dependent oxidoreductase produces MKGKRVLVTGGAGFIGSHIVDKLIENNEVVVLDNLSSGKISNIQHHLGREGFTFIKGDILDKDTVKEAVKGVDVVIHQAAVVGVKKYVKNPLNVLTTNIFGTHNLIEESLREGVERFVFASTSEIYGKNEKVPFKEDGDRVLGATNIARWCYSTSKAVDEHFLFAYYETYGFPMVILRYFNIYGPRQETSDYSGVIPIFIRRVLSGEPPLIHGDGKQTRAFTYITDAVEATVLAVSNKSAVGEAFNIGSKEEVTIEQLAYMIIELAGNNSIKPKYIPYEEFYGKSYEDVRRRVPDVEKAEKVLGFRAKIPLREGLKKTIEWYKRSLLSGSDMIQ; encoded by the coding sequence ATGAAGGGTAAACGCGTACTAGTGACTGGTGGTGCTGGTTTTATAGGTTCTCACATAGTCGACAAGTTAATTGAGAATAACGAAGTCGTAGTGCTCGACAATCTTTCAAGCGGAAAAATCAGCAACATACAACACCACTTAGGACGTGAAGGGTTCACTTTTATTAAGGGAGATATTCTTGATAAGGACACTGTTAAAGAAGCCGTTAAAGGAGTGGACGTAGTTATACATCAGGCGGCCGTGGTTGGTGTTAAAAAATATGTCAAGAATCCTCTGAACGTGCTGACCACAAACATTTTCGGGACACATAACTTGATAGAAGAGAGTCTTAGAGAGGGCGTGGAAAGGTTCGTTTTCGCATCAACAAGCGAGATCTACGGTAAAAATGAGAAGGTCCCATTCAAGGAGGATGGAGACAGGGTTCTTGGGGCGACAAACATTGCAAGGTGGTGTTATTCAACTTCTAAAGCTGTGGACGAGCACTTCCTTTTCGCGTATTATGAGACTTATGGTTTTCCAATGGTTATCCTGCGTTATTTTAACATATACGGGCCTAGGCAGGAAACCAGTGATTATAGTGGAGTCATACCAATCTTCATTAGGAGGGTCTTGAGCGGCGAGCCGCCATTGATTCATGGAGATGGCAAGCAAACTAGAGCTTTTACATACATCACGGATGCTGTGGAAGCTACGGTGCTAGCTGTTAGCAACAAGAGTGCTGTGGGAGAAGCTTTTAACATTGGGAGTAAAGAAGAAGTCACAATAGAACAACTTGCATACATGATTATAGAACTTGCAGGCAACAATTCAATTAAGCCAAAGTACATACCTTACGAAGAGTTCTACGGAAAGAGCTACGAAGACGTAAGGCGAAGAGTGCCGGATGTGGAGAAAGCCGAAAAAGTGCTCGGATTTAGAGCGAAGATACCTTTACGCGAAGGACTTAAGAAGACAATAGAGTGGTACAAAAGGTCCTTGCTTAGCGGCTCGGATATGATTCAGTAA
- a CDS encoding SIS domain-containing protein yields the protein MDWGELEKLDSTGMKEAILLQGESVKQSIKESYKVILEIAGSVKFKNILMTGAGDKYLIPMISEYLWEHFSEIPIKTLHARTLADNPPKWVGRNTLAILLSQSGTTKDTLDAMELCLSRGSTCVAITNRWERPSGRSLLDLEEEGGFVVRTRTKPYPEKPLPSTGTFHATLALLNILLLELLAFSQRDAEIEKALELQTKTIPDLIDKLSKSDKVLEWGKSAAEWGFKYVDKMFYVMGDGPRYPIARKHALIMLMEGVKADACDVRMEEFVHSLIETLEEENRDKKPLIILKPPNQAKSLKTSQFIKHLWMRHAGTEKILEVSPQEIDEKIPFPDGIIENFLSPPLYAVPLEWQAFYLALLRRVDPGVSKLVGKVRSMDTLSKIGM from the coding sequence TTGGATTGGGGAGAACTTGAAAAACTTGACTCAACAGGCATGAAAGAGGCCATCTTACTTCAGGGAGAGAGCGTTAAACAATCTATAAAGGAAAGTTACAAAGTTATTTTGGAAATTGCTGGAAGTGTCAAGTTCAAAAACATTTTGATGACGGGTGCGGGAGATAAGTATCTGATACCTATGATTTCAGAATACCTTTGGGAGCATTTTTCTGAAATACCGATAAAAACGCTGCACGCCAGAACACTGGCGGACAACCCCCCAAAGTGGGTTGGAAGAAATACTCTCGCCATACTTCTTTCCCAGTCTGGGACTACTAAAGACACTTTAGACGCTATGGAACTCTGCCTTTCGAGAGGTAGTACGTGCGTGGCTATAACCAACAGGTGGGAAAGGCCTTCTGGGCGCTCGCTTCTCGACTTGGAGGAGGAGGGGGGTTTTGTCGTTAGAACTAGAACTAAACCGTACCCTGAGAAACCTCTCCCCTCAACTGGAACATTTCACGCTACCCTAGCGCTTCTAAACATCCTTTTGCTGGAACTGCTTGCTTTTTCTCAGCGTGATGCCGAAATCGAAAAAGCGTTGGAATTGCAGACCAAGACTATACCTGACCTTATTGACAAATTAAGTAAGTCTGACAAAGTACTCGAGTGGGGTAAAAGTGCGGCAGAGTGGGGGTTCAAGTACGTTGACAAAATGTTCTATGTGATGGGTGACGGGCCAAGATATCCCATAGCTAGAAAGCACGCGCTCATAATGCTTATGGAAGGAGTCAAAGCAGATGCCTGTGACGTAAGAATGGAGGAATTCGTGCACTCGTTAATCGAGACGCTTGAGGAAGAGAACAGAGACAAAAAACCGCTCATAATACTTAAGCCCCCAAACCAGGCAAAATCTCTGAAAACCTCCCAGTTCATTAAACACCTTTGGATGCGACATGCGGGAACAGAGAAAATACTCGAAGTCTCCCCTCAGGAGATCGACGAAAAAATACCATTCCCAGACGGCATTATAGAAAACTTCCTCTCCCCTCCACTGTACGCAGTACCTTTAGAGTGGCAAGCGTTTTATTTAGCCCTCTTGAGGAGAGTTGACCCTGGGGTTTCAAAATTAGTGGGAAAAGTACGAAGTATGGACACCCTCTCAAAAATAGGAATGTAA
- a CDS encoding HAD family hydrolase — protein MFLLDLDGTLGLSLIPEEDAILETLDFIASEVARRFNKKIDRGTLYDLYVETKKEQYRLYPLNPKRHDKNLRWEMLLRKLGEKLGCKISEELFEDVKKVYWNLFESKARPYPDTHETLEKLMEKFNVVIVTNNDYAEAKKKIKLFGLEEGKHYDVLVTSEDFNVCKPSREFLEKLIPFLEEKLGRRVKPEHIVVVGDDPINDIAWAKSAGLKAIRVKRDLLAPREPNNEKEKADYDIEKLFELLEISEKIQ, from the coding sequence ATATTTCTCTTAGACCTTGACGGAACGCTTGGCTTGTCGTTGATACCCGAAGAGGACGCGATACTGGAAACGCTCGACTTCATAGCCAGTGAAGTCGCCAGACGTTTTAACAAAAAAATTGATAGGGGTACTTTGTACGACTTGTACGTGGAAACGAAAAAGGAGCAGTATCGCTTATATCCCCTCAACCCGAAGAGACATGACAAAAACCTAAGATGGGAGATGCTACTCAGGAAACTGGGAGAGAAATTGGGTTGCAAGATATCCGAGGAGCTTTTTGAGGACGTCAAGAAAGTTTACTGGAATCTCTTCGAAAGCAAAGCCAGGCCTTATCCAGATACACATGAAACGCTAGAGAAACTCATGGAGAAATTCAATGTAGTCATAGTCACCAACAACGATTATGCAGAAGCTAAGAAGAAGATTAAGCTATTCGGATTAGAGGAAGGAAAACACTACGACGTTTTGGTTACATCGGAGGATTTTAATGTTTGCAAGCCTTCACGAGAGTTTCTCGAAAAACTTATCCCATTCCTCGAGGAGAAGCTAGGGCGGAGGGTAAAGCCCGAGCACATAGTCGTGGTTGGAGATGACCCTATAAATGACATAGCTTGGGCTAAAAGCGCTGGGCTTAAAGCGATAAGAGTTAAAAGGGACCTTTTGGCGCCACGTGAACCTAACAATGAGAAAGAGAAAGCAGATTACGATATAGAAAAACTTTTTGAGCTGCTAGAAATTTCTGAAAAAATCCAATAA
- a CDS encoding HypC/HybG/HupF family hydrogenase formation chaperone, with the protein MCLGVPAKVLEIRGEKALVDFGGVTREAYITLLDEVKVGDYVMIHTGYAIEKIRPEEAEETLKILKEITESYPSR; encoded by the coding sequence ATGTGCCTCGGCGTTCCAGCGAAGGTTTTGGAGATTCGTGGCGAAAAAGCGCTAGTAGACTTTGGGGGGGTAACTAGGGAAGCATACATTACCTTGCTCGACGAGGTTAAAGTTGGCGATTATGTAATGATTCATACGGGATATGCGATCGAAAAAATTAGGCCAGAAGAAGCCGAGGAAACCTTGAAAATATTAAAGGAGATTACTGAATCATATCCGAGCCGCTAA
- a CDS encoding glucose-1-phosphate thymidylyltransferase — MILAAGKGTRMRPLTFTRPKHMLPIAGKPILEHIINFLRLGGINDIVIVVSPDGDFIMDYFGDGTRFDVNIEYAEQRKPLGLAHAVSVARSLLEDEERFITVLGDVLFKLNLKDMLAFHLKKEAKATIAVSEVADPTPFGVVKVSDGFRIEKLVEKPKIPPSNFIIAGIYIFEKEFWDCLKDLKPSWRGEYEITDAIQLMVDRGYSVYGYLTRKWWKDTGKPTDLLEASRKFLSELSEFYVLGEVQKRAEIRGPVQIGRGTVIYEGAKVFGPTVIGERCEIGPDCVIGPNVEIGNDVKLIEKVELRNTIVMAHTLISNNVRLSDSVIGENCKIGSGVRACGDENTFGVVIGDNSVIGPGISFSPGSMLGPNSSIKIKWEEVEHEG; from the coding sequence GTGATTTTGGCGGCTGGAAAGGGTACAAGGATGCGGCCTCTTACTTTCACTAGGCCGAAACATATGCTACCTATAGCTGGGAAGCCGATCTTGGAGCATATAATAAATTTCCTGCGTTTAGGGGGTATAAACGACATAGTCATAGTTGTTAGTCCTGATGGTGATTTCATAATGGATTATTTCGGTGACGGCACTCGTTTTGACGTGAACATAGAGTATGCAGAGCAAAGGAAGCCTTTAGGCCTTGCTCACGCTGTCTCTGTAGCGCGCAGTCTACTGGAGGATGAGGAGCGATTCATTACGGTTTTGGGGGATGTGCTCTTCAAACTTAACCTGAAGGACATGTTGGCTTTTCACCTTAAGAAAGAGGCTAAAGCCACCATAGCCGTTTCCGAGGTTGCGGACCCAACGCCTTTCGGCGTGGTTAAGGTTTCGGATGGCTTTAGAATAGAGAAGCTTGTTGAAAAACCAAAGATTCCGCCGTCAAACTTCATTATCGCCGGAATATACATTTTTGAAAAGGAGTTTTGGGATTGCCTAAAGGACCTCAAACCGTCGTGGAGAGGGGAGTACGAGATCACGGATGCTATTCAACTTATGGTGGATAGAGGGTACTCTGTATACGGATACCTCACCAGGAAGTGGTGGAAAGATACCGGAAAGCCAACAGATCTCCTAGAGGCTAGTAGAAAGTTTCTCTCCGAACTCTCAGAATTTTATGTGCTGGGCGAGGTTCAGAAAAGAGCAGAAATACGTGGTCCTGTCCAGATAGGGCGCGGAACAGTAATTTATGAGGGAGCAAAAGTCTTTGGCCCCACAGTTATAGGCGAGAGGTGTGAGATTGGACCAGACTGCGTTATAGGACCTAATGTTGAAATAGGAAATGACGTTAAACTGATAGAAAAAGTTGAGCTGCGGAACACCATAGTAATGGCGCATACCCTTATATCAAACAACGTGCGATTAAGTGACAGCGTAATAGGAGAAAATTGCAAGATAGGCTCCGGCGTTAGAGCTTGCGGAGATGAGAACACGTTCGGTGTCGTAATAGGTGACAATTCCGTCATAGGTCCAGGAATTTCGTTTTCCCCTGGGAGTATGCTCGGCCCTAACTCGTCAATAAAGATAAAGTGGGAGGAGGTGGAACATGAAGGGTAA
- the cyaB gene encoding class IV adenylate cyclase has protein sequence MGKGDGSRMIEVEIKYRVPKDSVEQILSRVTSMGGVFVGEEIQEDIYFQHPSRNFALTDEALRVRRVGNKTEITYKGPRIDPKSKTREEVKVEVDNFSKTILLFEKLGFLRVAKIVKNRKTYALNEILLHLDDVDGIGFFVEIETIVESESEVETKRNELLLKAEKLGIPVEGFELRSYLEIALETLPKSDPHISQRFLPSKGKT, from the coding sequence GTGGGTAAGGGAGATGGAAGCAGAATGATAGAAGTTGAGATCAAATACAGGGTTCCAAAGGATTCTGTAGAGCAAATCCTCTCAAGGGTAACTTCTATGGGTGGCGTATTTGTTGGCGAAGAAATCCAAGAGGACATATACTTCCAACATCCTTCAAGGAACTTTGCGTTAACAGACGAAGCGCTGAGGGTTAGACGCGTTGGAAACAAGACGGAAATCACGTACAAGGGTCCGAGGATTGATCCGAAGTCAAAGACTAGGGAAGAAGTAAAAGTCGAGGTTGATAACTTCTCTAAAACCATACTTCTTTTCGAAAAACTGGGCTTCCTCCGAGTGGCTAAGATAGTCAAAAACAGGAAAACCTACGCGCTGAACGAAATCCTCCTACATCTTGACGACGTTGACGGCATAGGTTTTTTCGTGGAAATCGAAACGATCGTTGAAAGTGAAAGCGAGGTCGAAACTAAACGCAACGAGTTACTACTTAAAGCTGAAAAGCTGGGCATCCCCGTAGAAGGCTTCGAGCTTAGATCATACTTAGAGATAGCGCTAGAAACGCTTCCTAAGAGTGACCCACACATCTCGCAAAGATTCTTGCCTAGTAAAGGGAAAACTTAA
- a CDS encoding 30S ribosomal protein S19 codes for MPKEFTYRGYTLEELQKMPMDDFIKLLPARQRRSLIRGLPPRHKKLLEKIRRARRALKKDKKVIVKTHNRDLIILPEMVGLTIAVYNGKEFVPVEIRPEMIGHYLGEFALTCKRVVHGAPGIGATRSSMYVPLK; via the coding sequence ATGCCTAAAGAATTCACATATAGAGGGTACACACTGGAAGAGCTCCAGAAAATGCCAATGGATGATTTCATAAAACTGTTGCCTGCGAGACAGAGGAGAAGCTTGATCAGAGGGTTACCACCACGCCACAAGAAGTTATTGGAAAAGATAAGAAGAGCGAGGAGAGCGCTTAAAAAGGATAAGAAAGTCATTGTGAAAACACATAACAGGGACCTCATAATCCTGCCGGAAATGGTGGGACTAACCATTGCAGTGTACAACGGTAAGGAGTTTGTACCAGTAGAGATAAGGCCTGAGATGATCGGCCATTACCTCGGAGAGTTCGCCCTAACGTGCAAAAGAGTCGTACACGGTGCTCCAGGGATTGGAGCAACGCGTTCATCGATGTACGTTCCACTTAAGTAA
- a CDS encoding 4Fe-4S dicluster domain-containing protein: MCKFCYKHGGGKKWYLNERNLSVKLARELGYELWELDHWKLIDKVYGDAAKMLSDVINDPNLAEPTKRMIEAMIQKDEGARSFPEGHLGQVITVEEAKKVVEISGEVYRVMCPCRWMNRNEKVYMCMPLGLHGETARTFPDHAPKGVEILSVEEAKAFLDECYEKGLVHTIAGTPLPFAFALCNCEYPECIALRPRIDFNVRHLLKGHYVAMLDLDKCIGCGNCVMRCQFSAAKLRPTLGKAYIDLWKCFGCGVCRAACPENAITLVPRESIPGLKEEW; encoded by the coding sequence TTGTGTAAGTTTTGCTACAAACATGGTGGAGGCAAGAAGTGGTACCTGAACGAGAGGAATCTTTCTGTAAAACTAGCAAGAGAGCTGGGTTACGAACTTTGGGAGCTAGACCATTGGAAATTGATCGACAAGGTTTACGGTGATGCCGCTAAAATGTTGTCCGACGTGATTAATGATCCAAACCTCGCAGAACCAACGAAAAGGATGATCGAAGCAATGATACAAAAAGATGAAGGCGCTCGCTCCTTTCCTGAAGGACACCTTGGACAAGTAATAACGGTTGAAGAAGCGAAGAAAGTTGTCGAGATTTCTGGAGAAGTTTATCGAGTTATGTGTCCATGCCGGTGGATGAACAGGAATGAGAAGGTTTACATGTGCATGCCTTTAGGTCTTCATGGGGAAACAGCAAGAACTTTCCCTGATCATGCTCCAAAAGGTGTTGAAATTCTTAGCGTAGAAGAGGCAAAAGCCTTCTTGGACGAGTGCTACGAGAAAGGGTTAGTTCACACGATCGCTGGCACCCCTCTCCCGTTTGCGTTTGCCCTTTGTAACTGCGAATACCCAGAATGCATCGCTCTTAGACCAAGAATCGACTTTAACGTTCGCCACTTGTTAAAAGGGCACTATGTAGCTATGCTAGACTTAGATAAATGTATAGGTTGCGGAAATTGCGTGATGCGTTGCCAGTTCAGCGCCGCCAAGCTCCGCCCGACACTTGGTAAGGCGTACATTGATCTTTGGAAGTGTTTTGGCTGCGGCGTTTGCCGAGCAGCATGCCCAGAAAACGCTATTACTCTTGTTCCAAGGGAAAGCATACCAGGACTGAAGGAGGAATGGTGA